A DNA window from Callospermophilus lateralis isolate mCalLat2 chromosome X, mCalLat2.hap1, whole genome shotgun sequence contains the following coding sequences:
- the Spin2b gene encoding spindlin-2B has protein sequence MKTPNVQEAEGQQTRAAAGRATGSANVSKKKASQKKHRGRPSSQPRRNIVGCRISHGWKEGDEPITQWKGTVLDQVPINPSLYLVKYDGIDCVYGLELHRDERVLSLKILSDRVASSQVSDANLANTIIGKAVEHMFEGEHGSKDEWRGMVLAQAPIMKAWFYITYEKDPVLYMYQLLDDYKEGDLRIMPESSESPPAEREPGGVVDGLIGKHVEYTKEDGSKRIGMVIHQVEAKPSVYFIKFDDDFHIYVYDLVKKS, from the coding sequence ATGAAGACTCCCAATGTACAGGAGGCCGAAGGGCAACAAACCAGGGCAGCTGCAGGAAGGGCCACTGGGTCTGCAAACGTGTCCaagaagaaagcttcccagaagaaGCACAGGGGCAGACCCTCATCCCAGCCCCGCAGGAACATCGTGGGCTGCAGAATTTCCCATGGATGGAAGGAAGGCGATGAGCCCATCACCCAGTGGAAGGGAACTGTTCTGGATCAGGTGCCTATAAACCCCTCTCTTTATCTGGTGAAATATGATGGAATTGACTGTGTCTATGGCCTGGAACTTCACAGAGATGAAAGAGTTTTGTCTCTTAAAATTCTTTCCGACAGGGTGGCATCATCCCAAGTTAGTGATGCCAACCTTGCAAATACCATAATTGGCAAAGCAGTGGAACACATGTTTGAGGGTGAGCATGGTTCTAAGGATGAATGGAGGGGGATGGTCCTAGCCCAAGCACCTATCATGAAAGCCTGGTTTTATAttacctatgagaaagatcctgtCCTGTACATGTACCAGCTTCTAGATGATTATAAAGAAGGTGACCTCCGTATCATGCCAGAGTCCAGTGAGTCTCCTCCAGCAGAGAGGGAGCCTGGAGGAGTTGTAGATGGCCTGATAGGTAAACATGTGGAATATACCAAAGAAGATGGCTCCAAAAGAATCGGAATGGTCATTCACCAAGTGGAAGCCAAACCCTCTGTGTATTTCATCAAGTTTGATGATGATTTCCACATCTATGtctatgatttggtgaaaaagtcctAA